Proteins found in one Strix aluco isolate bStrAlu1 chromosome 29, bStrAlu1.hap1, whole genome shotgun sequence genomic segment:
- the CHERP gene encoding calcium homeostasis endoplasmic reticulum protein isoform X2, with translation MEMPLPPDDQELRNVIDKLAQFVARNGPEFEKMTMEKQKENPKFSFLFGGDFYGYYKYKLALEQQQLLCKQSQDIEATAQIQPLPQPSLPPAAPIPAPQGTPSVEELIQQSQWNLQQQEQHLLAMRQEQVTSAVALAIEQQMQKVLEETQLDMNEFDNLLQPIIDTCTKDAISAGKNWMFSNAKSPAHCELMAGHLRNRITAEGAHFELRLHLIYLINDVLHHCQRKQARDLLAALQKVVVPIYCTSFLAVEEDKQQKIARLLQLWEKNGYFDESIIQQLQSPALGLGQYQANLITEYATVVQPVQVAFQQQIQNLKTQHEEFVNSLTQQQQQQIQIPPLENEVKSTPPPQAPTAAPASAPPSAPVTQADDGKSQLPLAGSSEYDTTGSGVQDPASGGPRGPGSHDQIPPNKPPWFDQPHPVAPWGQQQGPPHCPPWNNNHEGMWNEQRDQGWNNQRETPWNNQPDPSWNNQFEAPWNNQHEQPPWGGGQREPPFRMQRPPHFRGPFPPHQQHPQFNQPPHPHNFNRFPPRFMQDDFPPRHPFERPPYPHRFDYPQGDFPQEIGPPHHHPGHRLPHPGISEHPPWGGPQHPDFGPPPHGFNGQPPHMRRQGPPHMNHDDPSLVPNVPYFDLPAGLMAPLVKLEDHEYKPLDPKDIRLPPPMPPSERLLAAVEAFYSPPSHDRPRNSEGWEQNGLYEFFRAKMRARRRKGQEKRNSGPSRSRSRSKSRGRSSSRSNSRSSKSSGSYSRSRSRSCSRSRSYSRSQSRSRSRSRSSHSRSRSRSRSRSKSYSPGRRRRSRSRSPTPPSSAGLGSSSGPPIPESRLGEENKGHQMLVKMGWSGSGGLGAKEQGIQDPIKGGDIRDKWDQYKGVGVALDDPYENYRRNKSYSFIARMKARDEC, from the exons ATGGAGATGCCGCTGCCGCCCGACG ACCAGGAGCTGCGGAATGTCATCGACAAACTGGCGCAGTTCGTGGCGCGGAACGGGCCCGAGTTCGAGAAAATGACGATGGAGAAGCAGAAGGAGAACCCCAAATTCTCCTTCCTCTTCGGGGGCGACTTCTACGGCTACTACAAGTACAAGCtggccctggagcagcagcagc TGTTGTGCAAGCAAAGTCAAGATATCGAGGCTACCGCACAGATCCAGCCACTGCCACAACCATCTCTGCCACCGGCTGCGCCTATCCCAGCTCCTCAGGGCACACCTTCCGTGGAGGAACTTATCCAGCAGAGTCAGTGgaacctgcagcagcaggagcagcatcTCCTTGCGATGAGACAG gaacaAGTCACATCAGCAGTAGCCCTTGCAATTGAGCAACAAATGCAAAAAGTTTTGGAGGAAACCCAGTTAGATATGAATGAATTTGACAACTTGTTGCAGCCGATAATTGACACTTGTACGAAAGATGCGATCTCA GCTGGCAAGAACTGGATGTTTAGTAATGCAAAATCTCCTGCACACTGTGAGCTGATGGCTGGGCACCTGCGAAATCGTATAACGGCAGAAGGAGCTCACTTTGAGCTTCGGTTACATCTGATCTACTTAATCAATGATGTATTGCATCACTG CCAGCGGAAGCAAGCACGAGATCTTCTGGCTGCTTTACAGAAGGTGGTTGTGCCTATTTATTGCACCAGTTTTTTAGCAGTGGAGGAGGATAAGCAACAGAAAATTGCCAGA CTTCTTCAACTATGGGAGAAAAATGGATACTTTGATGAGTCAATTATTCAGCAGTTACAGAGCCCGGCTCTTGGACTTGGCCAGTACCAG GCAAATTTGATCACTGAGTATGCAACGGTAGTACAGCCTGTACAAGTAGCCTTCCAACAGCaaatacagaacctgaaaactCAACACGAAGAGTTTGTGAACAGTTTAacgcagcaacagcagcaacaaataCAAATACCACCACTAGAGAACGAGGTGAAATCAACACCCCCACCTCAGgcccccacagcagcaccagcctcgGCTCCACCATCTGCTCCAGTTACACAAGCAG ATGATGGTAAATCTCAGCTGCCTCTAGCTGGTTCTTCAGAATATGACACAACAGGGTCCGGAGTGCAGGATCCTGCCTCTGGTGGGCCGCGGGGCCCTGGCTCTCATGATCAGATTCCCCCAAATAAACCACCCTGGTTTGACCAACCTCACCCTGTTGCGCCATGGGGTCAACAACAG GGACCACCTCACTGTCCTCCGTGGAATAACAACCATGAAGGAATGTGGAACGAACAGAGAGATCAAGGCTGGAACAATCAGCGAGAGACACCTTGGAACAACCAGCCCGATCCTTCTTGGAACAACCAGTTTGAAGCCCCGTGGAACAACCAGCATGAACAACCTCCATGGGGTGGGGGTCAAAGGGAACCTCCATTTCGAATGCAGCGGCCACCTCACTTCAGAGGCCCATTTCCTCCACATCAGCAACATCCCCAATTCAACCAGCCCCCGCATCCGCATAATTTCAACCGCTTTCCACCTCGCTTCATGCAGGATGATTTTCCACCTCGCCATCCCTTTGAAAGGCCTCCTTATCCTCATCGTTTTGATTACCCCCAGGGGGATTTTCCTCAAG AAATTGGACCTCCTCATCATCACCCTGGTCACAGATTGCCTCATCCGGGAATCAGCGAGCATCCTCCCTGGGGAGGGCCACAGCACCCTGATTTTGGGCCTCCCCCACATGGATTTAACGGGCAACCTCCTCACATGCGGCGACAAGGGCCCCCGCACATGAACCACGATGATCCCAGTCTGGTGCCAAATGTTCCCTACTTTGATCTTCCTGCTGGGCTGATGGCTCCGCTTGTAAAA CTTGAAGATCATGAGTATAAACCTTTAGATCCTAAAGATATACGTCTTCCACCCCCAATGCCCCCCAGTGAGAGACTACTGGCTGCGGTTGAGGCATTTTATAGTCCACCATCTCATGACAGGCCTAGAAACAG TGAAGGCTGGGAGCAGAATGGACTGTACGAATTCTTCAGAGCTAAAATGAGAGCGAGGCGGAGGAAAGGTCAGGAGAAGAGAAATAG TGGACCTTCTCGGTCTCGCAGTCGGTCTAAAAGCCGAGGTCGCTCGTCCTCCCGGTCCAATTCACGATCTTCAAAGTCATCTGGCTCCTACTCGAGGTCACGATCTCGCTCTTGCTCTCGATCACGATCCTATtcgcgctcccagtccag AAGCCGGAGCAGGTCCCGCTCTTCGCACAGCCGCTCGCGGTCACGGTCGCGGTCGAGATCGAAATCGTACTCCCCAGGAAGGCGGCGCCGGTCCCGGTCTCGCAGCCCCACTCCTCC ttcTTCTGCTGGTTTGGGCTCCAGTTCTGGGCCTCCTATACCAGAATCAAGacttggagaagaaaataaaggccATCAAATGCTAGTGAAAATGG GATGGAGTGGATCTGGTGGATTGGGAGCCAAGGAACAAGGAATTCAGGATCCAATTAAGGGAGGGGATATCCGAGACAAATGGGATCAATATAAAGGAGTGGGAGTTGCATTAGATGACCCTTACGAAAACTACCGAAGAAATAAAAGTTACTCGTTTATCGCACGCATGAAGGCCAGAGATGAAT GTTAA
- the C29H19orf44 gene encoding uncharacterized protein C19orf44 homolog, which produces MAGIARAPVGGGQGHSDAPRRTILTAGRSVLPRSCSDLSVVNTELEKSGRAPFCHSRFLKMRNENGRGSQRCQTWGNAVQTVSRHVAKSTPGSASHTRLSSALRKVAQLESKIMNRRKQMELQSIDMRQTPLGEESVSSASSHEHSARGKKYLKNYAAAGGNMTLGNACSKEEESIQSPKKNVTVKQQLGLDSDEEEMRELMENSLEFPSENEYRRVVVTDSKWGGKSKTPVSSGMPLPSHKEISPTEVSKASFFHGKDSEKNVSGRGNSPAPSPASRNLSLLHNMRSQSPSSSVKDNTVKITLPRTGNTKQSQISLGSDRSEIKSLDELFSKAADAEDSMSSRSNDFRLNILSLDDLAPNSTSEAAELKQKGTDLQITQESNRNPKKDAFLVEKDQTSLKMASAVTGVSDASKGDIDKTDAEAEISERLSGVSADFPRHKQDYLDHDERTVNSEYSEDFERSLSTTDRKSVSKMSEEHSESRTYSGKHPSSASSPSLTREQHKRVQRVTVKETAVQTVDPLFTYRWSKTNASAVLDPPVGHSYVDPVPVASHTISMDAVEALTAYSPSVLVLNAMLKQHLLLTQQFVENIHHLHSSLVESLESEKFHYHTLEEAKEYIKKHKSPPLTIEQAREEIWKAQEEKLL; this is translated from the exons ATGGCCGGGATCGCTCGGGCGCCCGTGGGCGGAGGGCAG GGACACAGTGATGCTCCCCGTCGGACAATTCTCACGGCCGGGCGCAGCGTCCTTCCTCGCTCCTGTAGTGACCTCTCTGTGGTTAACACAGAGTTGGAGAAGAGTGGGAGAGCTCCGTTCTGCCACAGCAGATTCCTAAAGATGCGCAACGAAAATGGACGTGGAAGCCAACGGTGCCAGACTTGGGGAAATGCTGTGCAGACAGTGAGCAGACATGTCGCAAAGAGCACGCCGGGTAGTGCTTCCCACACAcggctgagctcagctctgagGAAAGTGGCACAGCTGGAAAGCAAAATCATGAATCGAAGAAAGCAGATGGAACTGCAAAGCATTGACATGCGCCAGACACCTTTGGGTGAAGAGTCCGTCTCATCTGCTTCCAGTCATGAACACAGCGCAAGGGGCAAGAAGTATCTGAAGAATTATGCTGCCGCTGGTGGAAATATGACCCTCGGGAATGCCTGTTCTAAGGAAGAGGAAAGCATCCAAAGCCCTAAAAAGAATGTTACGGTTAAACAACAGCTCGGTTTGGATAGTGATGAAGAGGAAATGAGAGAGTTGATGGAGAACTCTTTGGAGTTTCCCAGTGAAAATGAGTATAGGAGGGTTGTTGTAACTGATTCTAAATGGGGTGGAAAG AGTAAGACTCCAGTTTCGTCAGGAATGCCTCTTCCATCTCATAAGGAAATTTCACCAACAGAGGTGTCTAAAGCCTCTTTTTTTCATGGCAAAGACTcggagaaaaatgtttctggtaGAGGTAATTCACCAGCACCTTCACCAGCCAGCAGAAACCTGTCACTACTACATAATATGAGATCTCAATCGCCGTCTTCTTCTGTGAAAGACAATACTGTAAAGATTACTCTGCCTAGAACAGGCAACACCAAGCAAAGCCAAATATCACTTGGAAGTGACAGAAGCGAAATAAAATCATTAGatgaattattttcaaaagcagctgatgCAGAAGATTCAATGAGCAGCCGCTCAAATG ACTTCAGACTGAATATCCTGAGCCTTGATGATTTGGCACCAAATAGCACCAGTGAGGCAGCAGAATTAAAGCAGAAA GGGACAGACCTTCAAATTACTCAAGAATCAAATAGAAATCCAAAAAAAGATGCATTCCTGGTGGAAAAAGACCAAACTTCTCTTAAAATGGCAAGTGCAGTAACTGGTGTGAGTGATGCTTCCAAAGGGGATATTGATAAAACTGACGCTGAAGCAGAAATCTCTGAGCGTTTAAGTGGAGTTTCTGCAGATTTTCCTAGACACAAACAGGATTATCTTGACCACGATGAGAGAACTGTTAATTCAGAATATTCTGAAGACTTTGAAAGGTCTCTGTCTACAACAGACAGGAAATCTGTATCAAAAATGTCAGAGGAACATTCTGAGAGCCGCACGTATTCTGGAAAACACCCATCCTCAGCATCGTCACCTTCACTTACCCGAGAGCAGCATAAGCGGGTACAGAGAGTAACTGTCAAAGAAACTGCAGTTCAGACAGTGGATCCTCTGTTCACCTACCGCTGGTCGAAGA CGAACGCCTCTGCAGTACTCGACCCACCTGTAGGACACAGTTACGTTGACCCAGTACCTGTTGCCAGTCACACCATCAGCATGGATGCAGTAGAAG CCTTGACAGCGTACAGCCCCTCCGTTCTTGTTTTAAATGCCATGTTGAAACAGCACTTGCTGTTGACTCAGCAGTTTGTAGAGAACATTCACCACCTTCACTCATCCCTTGTGGAGTCATTAGAGAGCGAGAAGTTCCACTACCATACCCTGGAGGAGGCCAAAGAG tacATCAAGAAACACAAATCCCCACCTCTAACAATTGAGCAAGCACGTGAAGAAATTTGGaaagcacaggaggaaaaactgctttga
- the CALR3 gene encoding LOW QUALITY PROTEIN: calreticulin-3 (The sequence of the model RefSeq protein was modified relative to this genomic sequence to represent the inferred CDS: inserted 2 bases in 1 codon; substituted 2 bases at 2 genomic stop codons), which translates to MERAGPRRREAEGWRRLRREGSRRCEGGGHEGGGHEGGGHEGPRGRGGRAPAASALRLALLLGAALGSARAVVYFQEQFLDRATWQKRWVTSEYKVDLGRFKLPAGKFYGDAVXYKGLQTSGNSGFXVLSSXFKPFSNKGKALVIQYTVKHEQKIDCGGGYVKNFSSNLDQKNLSGDSHYYIMFGPDICGSETRKVHVILNYKNKPRPIKKVIRCKVDGYTHLYTLIIRPDQTYEVKVDNKMVASGNLEDDLEFLPPRKINDLTVRKPSEDWDDRMQIDDPNYIKPEDWDEPEYVMDASAGKPEDWDDAVNGAWHYPMVKNPLDRGEWKPRQIDNPNYRGVWPHPQIHNPNYSPDFSIYSYENIGIIGLDIWQVRAGTIFDNFLITDDEVYAEDFGNETWGRTEGPEKEINIKQTEEEQERERVTEEKYFEQQFKEKLERKKESGKDRAVRNTIKKEEL; encoded by the exons ATGGAAAGGGCGGGGCCCCGAAGGCGCGAGGCTGAGGGCTGGCGGCGCTTGAGGCGCGAAGGCTCGCGTCGGTGTGAGGGCGGTGGCCATGAGGGCGGTGGCCATGAGGGCGGTGGCCATGAGGGGCCCCGAGGCCGCGGCGGGAGAGCCCCGGCCGCTTCCGCGCTGAGGCTGGCGCTGCTCCTCGGGGCCGCGCTGGGCTCTGCCCGGGCCGTGGTGTATTTCCAGGAGCAGTTTCTGGACAGAG CCACCTGGCAGAAGAGGTGGGTGACTTCTGAGTACAAGGTGGACCTCGGGAGGTTTAAACTCCCTGCAGGGAAGTTTTATGGAGATGCAGTGTGATATAAAG GTTTACAAACTAGTGGAAACTCTGGATT TGTGCTATCCTCATGATTTAAACCATTTAGTAACAAAGGGAAGGCTCTGGTCATTCAGTATACTGTGAAACATGAGCAGAAGATAGATTGTGGTGGGGGATATGTTAAGAATTTTTCCTCAAACTTGGACCAGAAGAACCTAAGTGGAGATTCACATTATTACATCATGTTT GGGCCAGATATTTGTGGATCTGAGACAAGGAAAGtccatgttattttaaattacaagAATAAACCCCGTCCAATCAAGAAAGTGATCAGATGCAA GGTTGATGGATATACACACCTATATACCTTGATTATAAGGCCAGATCAGACTTACGAAGTAAAAGTTGATAATAAAATGGTTGCATCTGGCAACTTAGAAGATGATTTAGAGTTTTTGCCACCGAGAAAAATTAATGATCTGACAGTGAGGAAACCCAGTGAGGACTGGGATGATCGAATGCAAATTGATGATCCAAATTACATCAAACCTGAG GATTGGGATGAACCTGAATATGTTATGGACGCAAGTGCTGGGAAACCTGAAGACTGGGATGATGCTGTGAATGGAGCATGGCATTATCCTATGGTCAAGAATCCCCTAGACAGA GGGGAATGGAAACCAAGGCAGATTGATAACCCAAATTATAGAGGAGTTTGGCCTCATCCACAGATTCACAATCCAAATTACTCGCCAGACTTCAGTATCTACAGCTATGAAAATATTGGTATCATTGGACTAGATATCTGGCAG GTGAGAGCTGGCACAATTTTTGACAACTTCTTGATAACAGATGATGAGGTTTATGCAGAAGACTTTGGCAATGAAACATGGGGAAGAACAGAG GGTCCTGAAAAGGAAATTAACATAAAGCAGActgaggaagagcaggagagagaaagggttacagaagaaaaatactttgagcAACAGTTTAAGGAAaaactagagagaaaaaaagaatctggaaAGGATAGAGCAGTGAGGAACACTATCAAGAAGGAAGAGCTTTAA
- the CHERP gene encoding calcium homeostasis endoplasmic reticulum protein isoform X1, with translation MEMPLPPDDQELRNVIDKLAQFVARNGPEFEKMTMEKQKENPKFSFLFGGDFYGYYKYKLALEQQQLLCKQSQDIEATAQIQPLPQPSLPPAAPIPAPQGTPSVEELIQQSQWNLQQQEQHLLAMRQEQVTSAVALAIEQQMQKVLEETQLDMNEFDNLLQPIIDTCTKDAISAGKNWMFSNAKSPAHCELMAGHLRNRITAEGAHFELRLHLIYLINDVLHHCQRKQARDLLAALQKVVVPIYCTSFLAVEEDKQQKIARLLQLWEKNGYFDESIIQQLQSPALGLGQYQANLITEYATVVQPVQVAFQQQIQNLKTQHEEFVNSLTQQQQQQIQIPPLENEVKSTPPPQAPTAAPASAPPSAPVTQADDGKSQLPLAGSSEYDTTGSGVQDPASGGPRGPGSHDQIPPNKPPWFDQPHPVAPWGQQQGPPHCPPWNNNHEGMWNEQRDQGWNNQRETPWNNQPDPSWNNQFEAPWNNQHEQPPWGGGQREPPFRMQRPPHFRGPFPPHQQHPQFNQPPHPHNFNRFPPRFMQDDFPPRHPFERPPYPHRFDYPQGDFPQEIGPPHHHPGHRLPHPGISEHPPWGGPQHPDFGPPPHGFNGQPPHMRRQGPPHMNHDDPSLVPNVPYFDLPAGLMAPLVKLEDHEYKPLDPKDIRLPPPMPPSERLLAAVEAFYSPPSHDRPRNSEGWEQNGLYEFFRAKMRARRRKGQEKRNSGPSRSRSRSKSRGRSSSRSNSRSSKSSGSYSRSRSRSCSRSRSYSRSQSRSRSRSRSSHSRSRSRSRSRSKSYSPGRRRRSRSRSPTPPSSAGLGSSSGPPIPESRLGEENKGHQMLVKMGWSGSGGLGAKEQGIQDPIKGGDIRDKWDQYKGVGVALDDPYENYRRNKSYSFIARMKARDELKRETQDPPPPE, from the exons ATGGAGATGCCGCTGCCGCCCGACG ACCAGGAGCTGCGGAATGTCATCGACAAACTGGCGCAGTTCGTGGCGCGGAACGGGCCCGAGTTCGAGAAAATGACGATGGAGAAGCAGAAGGAGAACCCCAAATTCTCCTTCCTCTTCGGGGGCGACTTCTACGGCTACTACAAGTACAAGCtggccctggagcagcagcagc TGTTGTGCAAGCAAAGTCAAGATATCGAGGCTACCGCACAGATCCAGCCACTGCCACAACCATCTCTGCCACCGGCTGCGCCTATCCCAGCTCCTCAGGGCACACCTTCCGTGGAGGAACTTATCCAGCAGAGTCAGTGgaacctgcagcagcaggagcagcatcTCCTTGCGATGAGACAG gaacaAGTCACATCAGCAGTAGCCCTTGCAATTGAGCAACAAATGCAAAAAGTTTTGGAGGAAACCCAGTTAGATATGAATGAATTTGACAACTTGTTGCAGCCGATAATTGACACTTGTACGAAAGATGCGATCTCA GCTGGCAAGAACTGGATGTTTAGTAATGCAAAATCTCCTGCACACTGTGAGCTGATGGCTGGGCACCTGCGAAATCGTATAACGGCAGAAGGAGCTCACTTTGAGCTTCGGTTACATCTGATCTACTTAATCAATGATGTATTGCATCACTG CCAGCGGAAGCAAGCACGAGATCTTCTGGCTGCTTTACAGAAGGTGGTTGTGCCTATTTATTGCACCAGTTTTTTAGCAGTGGAGGAGGATAAGCAACAGAAAATTGCCAGA CTTCTTCAACTATGGGAGAAAAATGGATACTTTGATGAGTCAATTATTCAGCAGTTACAGAGCCCGGCTCTTGGACTTGGCCAGTACCAG GCAAATTTGATCACTGAGTATGCAACGGTAGTACAGCCTGTACAAGTAGCCTTCCAACAGCaaatacagaacctgaaaactCAACACGAAGAGTTTGTGAACAGTTTAacgcagcaacagcagcaacaaataCAAATACCACCACTAGAGAACGAGGTGAAATCAACACCCCCACCTCAGgcccccacagcagcaccagcctcgGCTCCACCATCTGCTCCAGTTACACAAGCAG ATGATGGTAAATCTCAGCTGCCTCTAGCTGGTTCTTCAGAATATGACACAACAGGGTCCGGAGTGCAGGATCCTGCCTCTGGTGGGCCGCGGGGCCCTGGCTCTCATGATCAGATTCCCCCAAATAAACCACCCTGGTTTGACCAACCTCACCCTGTTGCGCCATGGGGTCAACAACAG GGACCACCTCACTGTCCTCCGTGGAATAACAACCATGAAGGAATGTGGAACGAACAGAGAGATCAAGGCTGGAACAATCAGCGAGAGACACCTTGGAACAACCAGCCCGATCCTTCTTGGAACAACCAGTTTGAAGCCCCGTGGAACAACCAGCATGAACAACCTCCATGGGGTGGGGGTCAAAGGGAACCTCCATTTCGAATGCAGCGGCCACCTCACTTCAGAGGCCCATTTCCTCCACATCAGCAACATCCCCAATTCAACCAGCCCCCGCATCCGCATAATTTCAACCGCTTTCCACCTCGCTTCATGCAGGATGATTTTCCACCTCGCCATCCCTTTGAAAGGCCTCCTTATCCTCATCGTTTTGATTACCCCCAGGGGGATTTTCCTCAAG AAATTGGACCTCCTCATCATCACCCTGGTCACAGATTGCCTCATCCGGGAATCAGCGAGCATCCTCCCTGGGGAGGGCCACAGCACCCTGATTTTGGGCCTCCCCCACATGGATTTAACGGGCAACCTCCTCACATGCGGCGACAAGGGCCCCCGCACATGAACCACGATGATCCCAGTCTGGTGCCAAATGTTCCCTACTTTGATCTTCCTGCTGGGCTGATGGCTCCGCTTGTAAAA CTTGAAGATCATGAGTATAAACCTTTAGATCCTAAAGATATACGTCTTCCACCCCCAATGCCCCCCAGTGAGAGACTACTGGCTGCGGTTGAGGCATTTTATAGTCCACCATCTCATGACAGGCCTAGAAACAG TGAAGGCTGGGAGCAGAATGGACTGTACGAATTCTTCAGAGCTAAAATGAGAGCGAGGCGGAGGAAAGGTCAGGAGAAGAGAAATAG TGGACCTTCTCGGTCTCGCAGTCGGTCTAAAAGCCGAGGTCGCTCGTCCTCCCGGTCCAATTCACGATCTTCAAAGTCATCTGGCTCCTACTCGAGGTCACGATCTCGCTCTTGCTCTCGATCACGATCCTATtcgcgctcccagtccag AAGCCGGAGCAGGTCCCGCTCTTCGCACAGCCGCTCGCGGTCACGGTCGCGGTCGAGATCGAAATCGTACTCCCCAGGAAGGCGGCGCCGGTCCCGGTCTCGCAGCCCCACTCCTCC ttcTTCTGCTGGTTTGGGCTCCAGTTCTGGGCCTCCTATACCAGAATCAAGacttggagaagaaaataaaggccATCAAATGCTAGTGAAAATGG GATGGAGTGGATCTGGTGGATTGGGAGCCAAGGAACAAGGAATTCAGGATCCAATTAAGGGAGGGGATATCCGAGACAAATGGGATCAATATAAAGGAGTGGGAGTTGCATTAGATGACCCTTACGAAAACTACCGAAGAAATAAAAGTTACTCGTTTATCGCACGCATGAAGGCCAGAGATGAAT TGAAGCGTGAAACGCAAGACCCTCCACCACCCGAATAA